In Phenylobacterium zucineum HLK1, one DNA window encodes the following:
- a CDS encoding class I adenylate-forming enzyme family protein, producing MNDAAPVWPVMSIAEAHARLTAPGAPFEIAEATIRGVPTRTWKNAPPTLRDVFLNGMRFKDREFLVHEDERATFDAFGRATLTLAHRLIADGVRKGDRVAVIMRNLPEWPVAFWAGQLAGAIVTPLNAWWTGAELEYGLADSGAKVAIVDDERLERLSAHLKSLPGLERVYVSRLRTAAGDDRCRRLEEVIGAVNDWGGLPELALPDVPLAPEDDATILYTSGTTGKPKGALGTHRNMTSNIGAGGISAARNFLRAGQPLPELDATKLPQRCTLLVIPMFHATGLSATLSPALNAGGKIVLMRKWEAEPAMRLIEREKVTATGGVPTIAWQLIEHPARAKYDLSSLVTVTYGGAPSAPELVRKIAETFPGSQPGNGWGMTETTATFTSHLGKDYEHRPDSAGPAAPVGEMQIRDPADGRTVLPAGAVGELWVKGPQVVKGYWNKPEATAETFVDGWLRTGDLARLDEEGFLFIIDRAKDMLIRGGENIYCVEVENVLYEHPDVMDAALIGIPHKTLGEEPAAVVHLRPGGRATEEELRELVRSRLAGFKVPVKIAFWPETLPRNANGKIMKSELKHAFPRETEAA from the coding sequence ATGAACGACGCGGCGCCCGTCTGGCCGGTCATGTCCATCGCCGAGGCGCACGCCCGGCTCACCGCGCCCGGCGCCCCCTTCGAGATCGCGGAGGCGACGATCCGGGGCGTCCCGACTCGGACCTGGAAGAACGCCCCGCCGACCCTGCGCGACGTGTTCCTGAACGGGATGCGGTTCAAGGATCGCGAGTTCCTGGTGCACGAGGACGAGCGGGCCACCTTCGACGCCTTCGGCCGCGCGACCCTGACGCTGGCGCACCGGCTGATCGCCGACGGCGTGAGGAAGGGCGACCGGGTCGCGGTGATCATGCGCAACCTGCCGGAATGGCCGGTGGCGTTCTGGGCCGGCCAGCTGGCCGGGGCGATCGTCACGCCGCTGAACGCCTGGTGGACCGGCGCCGAGCTCGAGTACGGCCTGGCCGATTCCGGCGCCAAGGTCGCCATCGTGGACGATGAGCGGCTGGAGCGCCTGTCCGCGCACCTGAAGAGCCTGCCGGGGCTGGAGCGGGTCTATGTCTCGCGCCTGCGGACGGCGGCGGGCGACGACCGCTGCCGGCGCTTGGAGGAGGTGATCGGGGCGGTGAACGACTGGGGCGGCCTGCCCGAGCTGGCCCTGCCCGACGTGCCGCTGGCGCCCGAGGACGACGCCACCATCCTCTACACCTCGGGCACGACGGGGAAGCCGAAGGGGGCCCTCGGCACCCACCGCAACATGACCTCGAACATCGGTGCGGGCGGCATCTCGGCGGCGCGCAACTTCCTGCGGGCCGGCCAGCCGCTGCCCGAGCTGGACGCGACCAAGCTGCCCCAGCGCTGCACCCTGCTGGTGATCCCGATGTTCCACGCCACCGGCCTGTCGGCGACGCTCTCCCCGGCGCTCAACGCCGGCGGCAAGATCGTGCTGATGCGCAAGTGGGAGGCCGAGCCCGCCATGCGGCTCATCGAGCGCGAGAAGGTGACGGCCACCGGCGGCGTGCCGACCATCGCCTGGCAGCTCATCGAGCACCCGGCGCGGGCCAAGTACGATCTCTCCTCCCTAGTGACGGTGACCTACGGCGGCGCGCCCTCGGCCCCCGAGCTGGTGCGCAAGATCGCCGAGACCTTCCCGGGCTCGCAGCCCGGCAACGGCTGGGGCATGACCGAGACCACGGCCACCTTCACCTCGCACCTGGGCAAGGACTACGAGCACCGGCCCGACAGCGCCGGCCCCGCGGCTCCGGTGGGCGAGATGCAGATCCGCGACCCGGCCGACGGCCGCACGGTCCTGCCGGCCGGCGCCGTCGGCGAGCTCTGGGTCAAGGGGCCGCAGGTGGTGAAGGGCTACTGGAACAAGCCCGAGGCCACGGCCGAGACCTTCGTGGACGGCTGGCTGCGCACCGGCGACCTGGCGCGGCTGGACGAGGAGGGCTTCCTGTTCATCATCGACCGGGCCAAGGACATGCTGATCCGCGGCGGCGAGAACATCTACTGCGTCGAGGTGGAGAACGTCCTCTACGAGCACCCCGACGTGATGGACGCGGCCCTGATCGGCATCCCGCACAAGACGCTGGGCGAGGAGCCGGCGGCGGTGGTGCACCTGCGCCCCGGCGGCCGGGCGACCGAGGAGGAGCTGCGCGAGCTGGTGCGCTCGCGGCTGGCGGGCTTCAAGGTCCCGGTGAAGATCGCCTTCTGGCCCGAGACCCTGCCGCGCAACGCCAACGGCAAGATCATGAAGTCCGAGCTGAAGCACGCCTTCCCGCGCGAGACCGAGGCGGCCTGA
- the rfbA gene encoding glucose-1-phosphate thymidylyltransferase RfbA translates to MRRGIILAGGSGTRLHPLTLAVSKQLLPVYDKPMIYYPLSVLLLAGVREILIITTPEDQPAFRRLLGDGSQIGVRFEYVVQPTPGGLAEAYILGEEFVGGEPSVMILGDNIFFGQNFGQMLRRAHGRETGATVFGYPVHDPERYGVVELSPDNRALSIEEKPKTPKSNYAVTGLYFYDGRASEYAKTLTRSSRGELEITSLNQIYLEQGELHVELLGRGFAWEDAGTHDSLIQAGELIRTFEQRQGLRIGCLEEIAYQQGWIGREQLIRIADAQAKSEYGRYLRELAERPPGEPAAE, encoded by the coding sequence ATGAGGCGCGGAATCATCCTGGCCGGGGGCTCGGGCACCCGGCTGCACCCGCTCACCCTGGCGGTCTCCAAGCAGCTCCTGCCCGTCTACGACAAGCCGATGATCTACTATCCGCTGTCGGTCCTGCTGCTGGCCGGCGTGCGCGAGATCCTGATCATCACCACGCCCGAGGACCAGCCCGCCTTCAGGCGCCTGCTGGGCGACGGCAGCCAGATCGGCGTGCGGTTCGAATACGTGGTCCAGCCCACGCCAGGCGGCCTGGCCGAAGCCTACATCCTGGGCGAGGAGTTCGTCGGCGGCGAGCCCAGCGTGATGATCCTCGGCGACAACATATTCTTCGGCCAGAACTTCGGCCAGATGCTGCGCCGCGCCCACGGACGGGAGACGGGAGCCACGGTGTTCGGCTATCCGGTGCACGACCCCGAGCGCTACGGCGTGGTCGAGCTGTCGCCCGACAACCGCGCCCTCTCCATCGAGGAGAAGCCGAAGACGCCGAAGTCCAACTATGCTGTCACGGGGCTCTACTTCTACGACGGCCGGGCCAGCGAATACGCCAAGACCCTCACGCGCTCGTCGCGGGGCGAGCTCGAGATCACGTCGCTGAACCAGATCTACCTCGAGCAGGGCGAACTGCACGTCGAGCTGCTGGGCCGCGGCTTCGCCTGGGAGGACGCGGGCACGCACGACAGCCTGATCCAGGCCGGCGAGCTGATCCGCACCTTCGAGCAGCGCCAGGGCCTGCGCATCGGCTGCCTGGAGGAGATCGCCTACCAGCAGGGCTGGATCGGCCGCGAGCAGCTGATCCGCATCGCCGACGCCCAGGCCAAGAGCGAGTACGGACGCTACCTGCGCGAGCTGGCCGAGCGGCCGCCGGGCGAGCCGGCGGCGGAATAG
- a CDS encoding acyl-CoA dehydrogenase family protein, with translation MAWDFETDPEFQKKLDWIEDFMREEVEPLSHLGVAPYSSVGREKLIKPLQQRVKDQGLWACHLGPELGGQGFGQLKLALMNEKLGRNSLAPTIFGCQAPDTGNAEIIAHYGTQAQKDRWLKPLLEGEIRSAFSMSEPTGGSDPLTFRTTAALDGNEWVINGEKWFSTNARYAKLLVVYAVTDPDAKDPYRRTSIFLVPTETPGVEIVRNVAVGAGGEIGGGNEAYVRYTNVRVPRDALLGDRGAAFVIAQVRLGGGRVHHAMRTVGACKHALDLMCRRAVSRTTREGRLSDLQMVQDQIAESWIAVESFRLLVLRTAWLIDKHKDYAKVRKDIAAIKVAMPKVYHDVATKAAHLHGALGVSNEMPFMHMVTSSLVMGIADGPTEVHKVTLAKQILKDYQPENDLFPSYHIPRLREEAHKRFARELEEIKSHYAGRSRAAANAQVE, from the coding sequence ATGGCTTGGGACTTCGAGACCGACCCTGAGTTCCAGAAGAAGCTGGACTGGATCGAGGACTTCATGCGCGAGGAGGTCGAGCCCCTCTCGCATCTCGGCGTCGCGCCCTATTCGTCGGTCGGCCGCGAGAAGCTGATCAAGCCGCTGCAGCAGCGGGTGAAGGACCAGGGCCTGTGGGCCTGCCACCTGGGCCCTGAGCTGGGCGGCCAGGGCTTCGGCCAGCTCAAGCTCGCCCTGATGAACGAGAAGCTGGGGCGCAACAGCCTGGCGCCCACCATCTTCGGCTGCCAGGCGCCCGACACCGGCAACGCCGAGATCATCGCCCACTACGGGACGCAGGCGCAGAAGGACCGCTGGCTGAAGCCCCTGCTGGAGGGCGAGATCCGCTCGGCCTTCTCGATGAGCGAGCCCACCGGCGGGTCCGATCCGCTGACCTTCCGCACCACGGCGGCGCTGGACGGGAACGAGTGGGTGATCAACGGCGAGAAGTGGTTCTCGACCAACGCCAGGTACGCCAAGCTGCTGGTCGTCTACGCCGTCACCGACCCGGACGCGAAGGACCCCTACCGTCGCACCTCGATCTTCCTCGTGCCGACCGAAACGCCCGGTGTGGAGATCGTCCGCAACGTGGCCGTGGGCGCCGGCGGCGAGATCGGCGGGGGCAACGAGGCCTACGTCCGCTACACGAACGTGCGAGTGCCCCGCGACGCCCTGCTGGGCGACCGGGGCGCGGCCTTCGTGATCGCCCAGGTGCGGCTGGGGGGCGGGCGCGTGCACCACGCCATGCGCACCGTGGGCGCCTGCAAGCACGCCCTGGACCTGATGTGCCGGCGCGCGGTCTCGCGCACGACGCGCGAGGGGCGGCTCTCGGACCTGCAGATGGTGCAGGACCAGATCGCCGAGAGCTGGATCGCGGTGGAGAGCTTCCGCCTGCTCGTCCTGCGCACCGCCTGGCTGATCGACAAGCACAAGGACTACGCCAAGGTCCGCAAGGACATCGCGGCCATCAAGGTGGCCATGCCCAAGGTCTACCACGACGTCGCCACCAAGGCCGCGCACCTGCACGGGGCGCTGGGCGTCTCGAACGAGATGCCCTTCATGCACATGGTCACGTCCAGCCTGGTGATGGGCATCGCCGACGGCCCCACCGAGGTGCACAAGGTGACCTTGGCCAAGCAGATCCTGAAGGACTACCAGCCCGAGAACGACCTCTTCCCCAGCTACCACATCCCGCGCCTGCGGGAGGAAGCGCACAAGCGGTTCGCCAGGGAGCTGGAGGAGATCAAGTCGCACTACGCCGGCCGCTCGCGGGCGGCGGCGAACGCCCAAGTGGAGTAG
- a CDS encoding serine hydrolase domain-containing protein, producing MSKAKSLGFAPDRLARIDRFLQEKYVGPGRIPCAQFLLARRGETVHQSVLGRQDPERGVALAEDTVFRIYSMTKPVTSVALMTLVEEGAVALDDPVARHIPEWADLGVFSAGAGPYLTTPPARPMQVVDLLRHTSGLTYGFQNRTNVDAAYRKQNLDQIFDGYDLDGMIQALARLPLEFSPGEAWNYSVSTDVVGYLVQKLSGRPLAQALQERIFDPLKMADTGFSVREDQRGRFAACYEAVPGGGMKLQDDPAASPFLGAPKLYSGGGGLVSTAADYMRFSRMLLNGGELDGARILAPKTIRLMASNHLPGGADLTQMSRSLFSESTNAGVGFGLGFAVVFDPPRTLIPCSAGEFYWGGMASTAFWVDPVEEVTAVFMTQLVPSSTYPIRRELRTLVYSALMDSNA from the coding sequence ATGAGCAAGGCCAAGTCCCTCGGGTTCGCGCCCGACCGTCTCGCCCGCATCGACCGGTTCCTGCAGGAGAAGTATGTGGGCCCGGGCCGGATCCCTTGCGCCCAGTTCCTGCTCGCCCGCCGGGGCGAGACCGTCCACCAGAGCGTGCTGGGCCGGCAGGATCCCGAGCGCGGCGTCGCGCTCGCCGAGGACACGGTCTTCCGCATCTATTCCATGACCAAGCCGGTCACGAGCGTGGCCCTGATGACCCTGGTCGAAGAGGGCGCGGTGGCCCTCGATGATCCGGTGGCCAGGCACATCCCGGAGTGGGCGGACCTCGGCGTCTTCTCCGCCGGCGCCGGTCCCTACCTGACCACCCCGCCCGCCCGGCCGATGCAGGTGGTCGACCTCCTGCGGCACACCTCGGGCCTGACCTACGGCTTCCAGAACCGCACCAACGTCGACGCGGCCTACCGCAAGCAGAACCTCGACCAGATCTTCGACGGCTACGACTTGGACGGGATGATCCAGGCGCTGGCCCGGCTGCCGCTGGAGTTCTCGCCCGGCGAGGCCTGGAACTACTCGGTGTCGACCGACGTGGTCGGCTACCTGGTGCAGAAGCTCTCGGGCCGGCCGCTGGCCCAGGCGCTGCAGGAGCGCATCTTCGATCCGCTGAAGATGGCCGACACCGGCTTCTCGGTCCGCGAGGACCAGCGCGGCCGCTTCGCCGCCTGCTACGAGGCGGTCCCCGGCGGCGGCATGAAGCTGCAGGACGATCCTGCGGCCAGCCCGTTCCTCGGCGCGCCGAAGCTCTATTCCGGCGGCGGGGGCCTCGTCTCCACGGCGGCCGACTACATGCGCTTTTCCCGCATGCTGCTGAACGGCGGCGAGCTGGACGGGGCGCGGATCCTGGCGCCGAAGACCATCCGGCTGATGGCCTCGAACCACCTGCCAGGCGGGGCGGACCTCACCCAAATGTCGCGCTCGCTGTTCTCGGAGAGCACCAACGCCGGCGTCGGCTTCGGCCTCGGCTTCGCCGTGGTGTTCGACCCGCCGCGCACGCTGATCCCCTGCTCGGCGGGCGAGTTCTACTGGGGCGGCATGGCCTCGACGGCCTTCTGGGTCGATCCGGTGGAGGAGGTCACGGCGGTGTTCATGACCCAGCTGGTCCCGTCCTCGACCTATCCGATCCGGCGCGAGCTTCGGACGCTCGTCTATTCGGCGCTGATGGACTCAAACGCCTAG
- the rfbD gene encoding dTDP-4-dehydrorhamnose reductase, with translation MSVRVLQFGTTGQLAREVIRQAPDHDVALTALSRAEADLADPDKAARRVAEHRPDVVVLAAAYTAVDQAETETLLARRVNAEAPGAIARACASCGAALVHVSTDYVFDGAKGAPYLPNDPTGPLNTYGLTKLEGERKVLDACPRALVVRTSWVVSAHGRNFVKTMLRLAAEGRPLNVVDDQFGRPTSAADLAGFVLSQARRLADAPAGDPAFGLHHFANAGETSWRGFAEGIFDLAYGDRAPAVGAIATADRPAPAARPARGTLDTSATEAVFGVTPRPWREALAEIVAELQNQTEASPA, from the coding sequence GTGAGCGTCCGCGTCCTGCAGTTCGGGACCACCGGCCAGCTCGCCCGCGAGGTGATCCGCCAGGCGCCGGACCACGACGTGGCCCTGACCGCCCTCTCCCGCGCCGAGGCCGACCTCGCCGATCCGGACAAGGCCGCCCGGCGGGTGGCCGAGCACCGGCCGGACGTGGTCGTGCTGGCCGCCGCCTACACCGCCGTGGACCAGGCGGAGACCGAGACCCTGCTGGCCCGCCGGGTCAACGCCGAGGCGCCGGGGGCCATCGCCCGGGCCTGCGCCTCGTGCGGAGCCGCGCTGGTGCACGTCTCGACCGATTATGTGTTCGACGGGGCCAAGGGCGCTCCCTACCTGCCCAACGATCCGACCGGTCCGCTCAACACCTACGGCCTGACCAAGCTGGAGGGCGAGCGCAAGGTGCTGGACGCCTGCCCGCGCGCGCTCGTCGTCCGCACGTCCTGGGTGGTGTCGGCGCACGGCCGGAACTTCGTGAAGACCATGCTACGGCTGGCGGCCGAGGGCAGACCGCTGAACGTCGTCGACGACCAGTTCGGCCGGCCGACCTCGGCGGCGGACCTGGCCGGGTTCGTGCTCTCCCAGGCGCGCCGGCTGGCGGACGCCCCGGCCGGCGACCCGGCCTTCGGCCTGCACCACTTCGCCAACGCCGGCGAGACCAGCTGGCGCGGCTTCGCCGAAGGAATCTTCGATCTGGCGTATGGCGATCGCGCGCCGGCGGTGGGCGCCATCGCCACCGCCGACCGCCCCGCGCCCGCCGCCCGGCCCGCGCGCGGGACCCTCGACACCTCGGCCACAGAGGCCGTGTTCGGCGTCACGCCCCGGCCCTGGCGCGAGGCGCTGGCCGAGATCGTGGCCGAGCTGCAGAACCAGACGGAGGCTAGCCCCGCATGA
- a CDS encoding crotonase/enoyl-CoA hydratase family protein produces MQTVSFERQDRIAIVTIERPERRNAVDGPTARQLYEAFKAFDADESLDVAVLTGRGGYFCAGADLKAISEDRGNPVERDGDLGPMGCTRLKLGKPVIAAIEGHAVAGGLEVACWADLRVAAQGAVFGVFCRRFGVPLIDLGTVRLPRLIGHSRAMDLILTGRPVEAQEAYEIGLANRLAPTGGALAAALDLARQIAAFPQACLRGDRMSAIEQWSLDWEAATANELTYGMAVLRSGQSREGASRFAAGEGRGGAF; encoded by the coding sequence ATGCAGACCGTCAGCTTCGAGCGGCAGGACCGGATCGCGATCGTCACCATCGAGCGGCCCGAGCGGCGCAACGCCGTGGACGGGCCCACCGCCCGCCAGCTCTACGAGGCCTTCAAGGCCTTCGACGCGGACGAGAGCCTGGACGTCGCCGTGCTCACCGGCCGCGGGGGCTATTTCTGCGCCGGCGCCGACCTGAAGGCGATCAGCGAGGACCGCGGCAATCCGGTCGAGCGGGACGGCGACCTGGGGCCCATGGGCTGCACGCGCCTGAAGCTCGGCAAGCCGGTGATCGCCGCGATCGAGGGCCACGCCGTCGCCGGCGGCCTGGAGGTGGCCTGCTGGGCCGACCTGCGGGTCGCGGCGCAGGGGGCGGTGTTCGGGGTCTTCTGTCGGCGCTTCGGCGTGCCGCTGATCGACCTCGGGACCGTGCGCCTGCCGCGGCTGATCGGCCACTCGCGGGCCATGGACCTCATTCTCACCGGGCGGCCGGTGGAGGCGCAGGAGGCCTACGAGATCGGCCTCGCCAACCGCTTGGCGCCGACGGGCGGCGCCCTGGCGGCCGCGCTGGATCTCGCCCGTCAGATCGCCGCCTTCCCGCAGGCCTGCCTGCGCGGGGACCGGATGAGCGCTATCGAGCAGTGGTCGCTGGACTGGGAGGCGGCGACCGCCAACGAGCTGACGTACGGCATGGCGGTGCTGCGCTCGGGCCAGTCGCGGGAGGGCGCCAGCCGGTTCGCGGCGGGCGAGGGGCGCGGCGGCGCGTTCTGA
- a CDS encoding MATE family efflux transporter: MQGRSGTAKGRDLTTGPIGKTLVLFALPVLGANVLQSINGSANAIWVSHILGEASLAAISNANQIFFLMLGAMFGLTMAANILIGQAIGAADQNLARKVVGTCTGFFVLVSSLVGVAGFLLTPHILDLMGTPPDARAQAIAYLQVIFAAMPLVFFFSYLMMALRGTGDSRTPFLFAMVSVGLDVILNPLLILGVGPLPRLGIAGSASATLLAQLVALIALMAHLYRTNSMLVLRPGELKALAPDPTIVRTLVLKGLPMAFQMMVISLAATTMMSLVNGFGSVTAAAYGAAVQIWTYVQMPAMALGAAVSSMAAQNVGAGRMDRVEEVARKGVLFSAAGTTVLVVLLILAEPVVIRAFLPADSPSLPIAGHINLIVLWGFIPFGVAFILNGVARATGAVWPPLVAMIVALWGVRVPFATVLLPQWGADAVWWSFPAGALVMVALAAGYYRFGNWRSARMLPEAAPEAPVEGEAADTGLAMPVKEGEPATRSR, translated from the coding sequence GTGCAGGGGCGGAGCGGAACGGCCAAGGGGCGCGACCTGACGACCGGCCCGATCGGCAAGACGCTGGTCCTGTTCGCCCTGCCCGTGCTGGGCGCCAACGTCCTGCAGTCGATCAACGGCTCGGCCAACGCCATCTGGGTCAGCCACATCCTGGGCGAGGCGTCGCTGGCGGCGATCTCCAACGCCAACCAGATTTTCTTCCTGATGCTGGGGGCGATGTTCGGCCTGACCATGGCGGCCAACATCCTGATCGGCCAGGCCATCGGCGCCGCCGACCAGAACCTGGCGCGGAAGGTGGTCGGGACCTGCACCGGCTTCTTCGTGCTGGTCTCGAGCCTGGTGGGCGTCGCGGGCTTCCTGCTGACGCCGCACATCCTGGACCTGATGGGCACGCCGCCCGACGCCCGCGCCCAGGCGATCGCTTATCTGCAGGTGATCTTCGCGGCCATGCCGCTCGTCTTCTTCTTCTCGTACCTGATGATGGCCCTGCGCGGGACGGGGGATTCCCGCACGCCGTTCCTGTTCGCCATGGTCTCGGTGGGCCTGGACGTGATCCTGAACCCGCTGCTGATCCTCGGCGTCGGGCCGCTGCCCAGGCTCGGCATCGCCGGATCGGCGAGCGCCACCCTGCTCGCGCAGCTGGTCGCGCTGATCGCCCTGATGGCGCACCTGTACCGCACGAACAGCATGCTGGTGCTCAGGCCCGGCGAGCTGAAGGCCCTGGCGCCCGACCCAACCATTGTGCGCACCCTGGTGCTGAAGGGCCTGCCGATGGCCTTCCAGATGATGGTCATCTCCCTGGCCGCCACGACGATGATGAGCCTCGTCAACGGCTTCGGCTCGGTCACGGCGGCGGCCTACGGCGCGGCGGTGCAGATCTGGACCTATGTGCAGATGCCGGCCATGGCCCTGGGTGCGGCGGTCTCGTCCATGGCGGCCCAGAACGTCGGCGCCGGCCGCATGGACCGGGTCGAGGAGGTCGCGCGCAAGGGCGTGCTGTTTTCGGCCGCCGGCACGACGGTGCTGGTCGTGCTGCTGATCCTGGCCGAGCCGGTGGTGATCCGCGCGTTCCTTCCCGCCGACAGCCCGTCGCTGCCGATCGCCGGCCATATCAACCTGATCGTCCTGTGGGGCTTCATCCCGTTCGGCGTGGCCTTCATCCTGAACGGGGTGGCGCGCGCGACCGGGGCCGTCTGGCCGCCGCTGGTGGCGATGATCGTGGCGCTGTGGGGCGTGCGGGTGCCGTTCGCCACCGTGCTGCTGCCGCAGTGGGGCGCCGACGCGGTCTGGTGGAGCTTCCCGGCGGGGGCCCTCGTCATGGTGGCCCTGGCGGCCGGCTACTACCGGTTCGGCAACTGGCGCAGCGCCCGGATGCTGCCCGAGGCCGCCCCCGAGGCGCCGGTCGAGGGCGAGGCGGCGGACACCGGCCTCGCCATGCCGGTCAAGGAAGGCGAGCCGGCCACGCGGTCCCGCTAG
- the rfbB gene encoding dTDP-glucose 4,6-dehydratase — protein MKILITGGAGFIGSAVVRRAVREGHEVVNLDVLAYSANLENVESVASHPAYAFEQADICDKARVEAIFAQHQPDAVMHLAAESHVDRSVEGPLDFVRANVMGTAVMLEAARAYWSRLEGARKDAFRFHHVSTDEVFGALGEDGEFTEETPYDPTSPYSASKASADHLVRAWGRTYGLPVVITNCSNNYGPYQFPEKLIPTVITRALEGKSIPVYGDGRQVRDWLHVDDHAEALLLALTKGELGETYCIGGDADHRNIDVVRMICAELDKVAPANTPHADKIAFVTDRPAHDFRYAIDASKIERELGWKPSIALDRGLAETVRWYVDNYGWVERIRARGFHSERLGLVDPGLVKA, from the coding sequence ATGAAGATCCTGATCACGGGCGGAGCCGGTTTCATCGGATCGGCGGTGGTCCGCCGGGCCGTCCGCGAGGGGCACGAGGTGGTGAACCTCGACGTCCTCGCCTATTCCGCCAACCTCGAGAACGTCGAGAGCGTCGCGAGCCATCCCGCCTACGCCTTCGAACAGGCCGACATCTGCGACAAGGCGCGTGTCGAGGCGATCTTCGCCCAGCACCAGCCGGACGCGGTGATGCACCTGGCCGCCGAGAGCCACGTCGACCGCTCGGTGGAGGGTCCGCTCGACTTCGTCCGCGCGAACGTCATGGGCACGGCCGTGATGCTGGAGGCCGCCCGCGCCTACTGGTCGCGGCTGGAGGGCGCGCGCAAGGACGCCTTCCGCTTCCACCACGTCTCCACCGACGAGGTGTTCGGCGCGCTCGGCGAGGACGGCGAGTTCACCGAGGAGACACCCTACGATCCCACCTCGCCCTACTCGGCCTCGAAGGCCTCGGCCGACCACCTGGTCCGCGCCTGGGGCCGCACCTACGGCCTGCCGGTGGTGATCACCAACTGCTCGAACAACTACGGCCCCTACCAATTCCCGGAGAAGCTGATCCCGACGGTGATCACCCGGGCCCTGGAGGGCAAGTCGATCCCGGTCTACGGCGACGGGCGGCAGGTGCGCGACTGGCTGCACGTGGACGATCACGCCGAGGCCCTGCTGCTGGCGCTGACCAAGGGCGAACTGGGCGAGACCTACTGCATCGGCGGCGACGCCGACCACCGCAACATCGACGTGGTGCGGATGATCTGCGCCGAGCTCGACAAGGTGGCGCCGGCCAACACGCCGCACGCCGACAAGATCGCCTTCGTCACCGACCGTCCGGCGCACGACTTCCGCTACGCCATCGACGCGTCGAAGATCGAGCGCGAGCTGGGCTGGAAACCCTCGATCGCGCTCGACCGGGGGCTGGCCGAGACCGTCCGCTGGTACGTGGACAACTACGGCTGGGTCGAGCGCATCCGCGCGCGCGGATTCCACTCCGAGCGGCTCGGCCTCGTGGACCCGGGGCTGGTGAAGGCGTGA